The Xenopus tropicalis strain Nigerian chromosome 7, UCB_Xtro_10.0, whole genome shotgun sequence genome includes a region encoding these proteins:
- the slc29a3 gene encoding equilibrative nucleoside transporter 3 isoform X1 yields MSEDYLQSANSIYKPSDHIHSDSEQESLLGEHRVKPYRIHKPVDHYCCTYIIFFLLGIGTSLPWNFFCTAKHYWIYKFRNCTDAPLIERHDASDISDYFESYFSIASAVPSVPCLILNFFLVNRVSSKVRILSSLVVILLVFVLTTVLVKVDTSAWTKEFFVLTLSCVVILSGAANILAASIFGITGQFPMKNSQALVSGQAMGGIVSALAAILDLSVASNVTDSALAYFLTAVIFTIICIIVYLILPRMEYSRYYLSISNDKPSSSSLETAAAGDNHSSLNSNSPPIGPILRKVSMLATCLFYTFFITIIIFPTISASIESVNSKSGSIWTTKYFTPITCFLIYNFSDFCGRQITAWIQSPGPKSKILPTLVFLRTLFIPLFMFCNYQPRKHIDKVFFQSDVYPVLFIALLGLSNGYLGTLSMIYGPKVVPKELAEGTAIIMSFFLGLGLAVGSAFSSLAQLI; encoded by the exons A TGTCTGAGGACtatttgcaaagtgcaaattccATTTATAAGCCCTCAGACCATATTCATTCAGATTCTGAACAGGAATCTCTATTGGGAGAACATCGCGTAAAACCATATCGTATCCATAAGCCAGTGGACCATTACTGCTGCACATACATTATATTTTTCCTTCTTGGCATTGGGACTTCCTTGCCTTGgaactttttttgcactgcaaAACACTACTGGATATACAAATTCAGAAATTGCACAGACGCACCACTAATAGAGCGACACGATGCCTCCGACATAAGC GACTACTTTGAAAGCTATTTTTCCATTGCTTCAGCTGTTCCATCGGTGCCATGCCTCATACTAAATTTCTTTCTTGTCAACAG GGTTTCTTCCAAAGTGCGAATCCTCTCTTCTTTAGTGGTCATTCTGCTAGTTTTTGTATTGACCACAGTGCTGGTAAAAGTTGATACATCTGCTTGGACTAAGGAATTCTTTGTGTTGACTCTGTCATGTGTGGTCATTCTCAGTGGAGCAGCAAACATTCTAGCCGCCAGCATCTTTGGCATAACTGGACAGTTCCCAATGAAAAATTCTCAGGCTTTAGTATCTG GCCAGGCGATGGGTGGCATTGTAAGTGCACTGGCAGCCATATTAGACCTGAGTGTCGCATCCAATGTTACTGACAGTGCTCTTGCTTATTTCCTCACTGCAGTCATTTTCACGATTATATGCATCATTGTATATCTGATTCTTCCCAGAATGGAATATTCCAG GTATTACCTGAGCATCTCTAATGACAAACCCTCCAGTTCTTCACTTGAAACTGCTGCCGCCGGAGACAATCACTCTTCATTGAATAGCAACTCTCCTCCAATAGGCCCCATCCTGAGAAAGGTCTCAATGCTAGCAACCTGCTTGTTCTATACCTTCTTCATCACCATAATCATCTTTCCAACTATCTCTGCAAGCATAGAGTCTGTTAACAGTAAAAGTGGCAGCATCTGGACAACTAAATATTTCACTCCCATCACATGTTTCCTCATATATAACTTTTCTGACTTTTGTGGTCGTCAGATCACAGCATGGATCCAGAGCCCTGGGCCCAAAAGCAAGATTCTGCCCACCCTGGTTTTTCTCCGTACTTTATTTATTCCCTTGTTTATGTTCTGCAATTACCAACCCAGAAAGCACATCGATAAAGTGTTTTTTCAGAGTGATGTCTACCCAGTACTTTTTATCGCACTCCTTGGCTTAAGCAACGGATACCTGGGAACACTCTCAATGATATATGGTCCAAAAGTTGTCCCAAAGGAGTTAGCTGAAGGCACAGCCATTATTATGTCTTTCTTTTTAGGCTTAGGCTTGGCTGTGGGGTCCGCCTTCTCTTCCCTTGCGCAATTGATCTAG
- the slc29a3 gene encoding equilibrative nucleoside transporter 3 isoform X2: MHVKCSKDYFESYFSIASAVPSVPCLILNFFLVNRVSSKVRILSSLVVILLVFVLTTVLVKVDTSAWTKEFFVLTLSCVVILSGAANILAASIFGITGQFPMKNSQALVSGQAMGGIVSALAAILDLSVASNVTDSALAYFLTAVIFTIICIIVYLILPRMEYSRYYLSISNDKPSSSSLETAAAGDNHSSLNSNSPPIGPILRKVSMLATCLFYTFFITIIIFPTISASIESVNSKSGSIWTTKYFTPITCFLIYNFSDFCGRQITAWIQSPGPKSKILPTLVFLRTLFIPLFMFCNYQPRKHIDKVFFQSDVYPVLFIALLGLSNGYLGTLSMIYGPKVVPKELAEGTAIIMSFFLGLGLAVGSAFSSLAQLI; this comes from the exons ATGCATGTGAAGTGTTCAAAA GACTACTTTGAAAGCTATTTTTCCATTGCTTCAGCTGTTCCATCGGTGCCATGCCTCATACTAAATTTCTTTCTTGTCAACAG GGTTTCTTCCAAAGTGCGAATCCTCTCTTCTTTAGTGGTCATTCTGCTAGTTTTTGTATTGACCACAGTGCTGGTAAAAGTTGATACATCTGCTTGGACTAAGGAATTCTTTGTGTTGACTCTGTCATGTGTGGTCATTCTCAGTGGAGCAGCAAACATTCTAGCCGCCAGCATCTTTGGCATAACTGGACAGTTCCCAATGAAAAATTCTCAGGCTTTAGTATCTG GCCAGGCGATGGGTGGCATTGTAAGTGCACTGGCAGCCATATTAGACCTGAGTGTCGCATCCAATGTTACTGACAGTGCTCTTGCTTATTTCCTCACTGCAGTCATTTTCACGATTATATGCATCATTGTATATCTGATTCTTCCCAGAATGGAATATTCCAG GTATTACCTGAGCATCTCTAATGACAAACCCTCCAGTTCTTCACTTGAAACTGCTGCCGCCGGAGACAATCACTCTTCATTGAATAGCAACTCTCCTCCAATAGGCCCCATCCTGAGAAAGGTCTCAATGCTAGCAACCTGCTTGTTCTATACCTTCTTCATCACCATAATCATCTTTCCAACTATCTCTGCAAGCATAGAGTCTGTTAACAGTAAAAGTGGCAGCATCTGGACAACTAAATATTTCACTCCCATCACATGTTTCCTCATATATAACTTTTCTGACTTTTGTGGTCGTCAGATCACAGCATGGATCCAGAGCCCTGGGCCCAAAAGCAAGATTCTGCCCACCCTGGTTTTTCTCCGTACTTTATTTATTCCCTTGTTTATGTTCTGCAATTACCAACCCAGAAAGCACATCGATAAAGTGTTTTTTCAGAGTGATGTCTACCCAGTACTTTTTATCGCACTCCTTGGCTTAAGCAACGGATACCTGGGAACACTCTCAATGATATATGGTCCAAAAGTTGTCCCAAAGGAGTTAGCTGAAGGCACAGCCATTATTATGTCTTTCTTTTTAGGCTTAGGCTTGGCTGTGGGGTCCGCCTTCTCTTCCCTTGCGCAATTGATCTAG
- the slc29a3 gene encoding equilibrative nucleoside transporter 3 (The RefSeq protein has 1 substitution compared to this genomic sequence) → MSEDYLQSANSIYKPSDHIHSDSEQESLLGEHRVKPYRIHKPVDHYCCTYIIFFLLGIGTSLPWNFFCTAKHYWIYKFRNCTDAPLIERHDASDISDYFESYFSIASAVPSVPCLILNFFLVNRVSSKVRILSSLVVILLVFVLTTVLVKVDTSAWTKEFFVLTLSCVVILSGAANILAASIFGITGQFPMKNSQALVSGKMVLVCGG, encoded by the exons A TGTCTGAGGACtatttgcaaagtgcaaattccATTTATAAGCCCTCAGACCATATTCATTCAGATTCTGAACAGGAATCTCTATTGGGAGAACATCGCGTAAAACCATATCGTATCCATAAGCCAGTGGACCATTACTGCTGCACATACATTATATTTTTCCTTCTTGGCATTGGGACTTCCTTGCCTTGgaactttttttgcactgcaaAACACTACTGGATATACAAATTCAGAAATTGCACAGACGCACCACTAATAGAGCGACACGATGCCTCCGACATAAGC GACTACTTTGAAAGCTATTTTTCCATTGCTTCAGCTGTTCCATCGGTGCCATGCCTCATACTAAATTTCTTTCTTGTCAACAG GGTTTCTTCCAAAGTGCGAATCCTCTCTTCTTTAGTGGTCATTCTGCTAGTTTTTGTATTGACCACAGTGCTGGTAAAAGTTGATACATCTGCTTGGACTAAGGAATTCTTTGTGTTGACTCTGTCATGTGTGGTCATTCTCAGTGGAGCAGCAAACATTCTAGCCGCCAGCATCTTTGGCATAACTGGACAGTTCCCAATGAAAAATTCTCAGGCTTTAGTATCTGGTAAGATCGTATTAGTATGTGGTGGCTAA